Proteins from one Thalassophryne amazonica chromosome 20, fThaAma1.1, whole genome shotgun sequence genomic window:
- the btd gene encoding biotinidase: protein MSRFVQVTLLFALLWNETKPVVGATYVAAVYEHHVLLNPQPLVTRTRAAALQHVRQNLDVYEDQARRAARQGADILVFPEDGLHGFNFSRSSIVNYLETIPDPQQESWNPCREPDRYKNTEVLQQLSCMARRNNLYLVANMGDLQPCPMKSEPASSCPPDGRWQFNTNVVFSSDGLLVARYHKQNLYFEAAFDAPPQLEIVTFDTPFAGTFGLLTCFDILFQEPAVTLVEMGVRQLIFPTAWMNQLPLLDTIQIQRAFSLGANITLLAANVRHDLLIMTGSGIYTPFSALYHHAHKGDPEEGMLLVDTVPVLEPLGMGQSVVSQEVAEQQESTDGTVIDGYILFVDSGFCLQENCLDSPPLFTGSALHHPSSTTFTSSMMYDPFKFVLLSGTEGNLSVCDGLFCCHLKYQQLGGSSAELYALGAFAGTHTVNGRYSLQVCALVCCAGLEPASCGQEVEEAESKMDFLLEGRFSTRFVYPSVLTNRLVLEQPQHLEKTVDGRVAMKHSNMAGGLVTAYLYGRMYRLDRGHS, encoded by the exons ATGAGTCGGTTCGTTCAAGTCACCTTGTTGTTCGCGTTACTGTGGAATGAAACGAAGCCCGTCGTGGGCGCCACGTACGTGGCCGCCGTGTACGAGCACCACGTGCTCCTGAACCCGCAGCCTTTGGTCACGCGGACACGCGCCGCAGCTCTTCAGCACGTGCGACAAAACCTGGACGTGTACGAAGATCAGGCCCGCCGGGCCGCGCGCCAG GGTGCTGACATCTTGGTGTTTCCAGAAGATGGTCTTCATGGTTTCAATTTCAGCCGTTCTTCCATCGTTAACTACTTAGAAACCATTCCTGATCCACAGCAGGAGAGCTGGAACCCCTGCAGAGAGCCGGACCGATACAAGAACACTGAG GTTCTCCAGCAGTTGAGCTGTATGGCACGTCGTAACAACCTCTACTTGGTGGCAAACATGGGCGACCTGCAGCCCTGCCCCATGAAGTCTGAACCTGCTTCCTCCTGCCCTCCTGATGGACGATGGCAGTTCAACACCAATGTGGTTTTCAG TTCAGATGGCCTGCTGGTTGCACGTTACCACAAACAGAACCTCTACTTTGAGGCAGCCTTTGATGCACCTCCACAGCTTGAAATCGTAACGTTTGACACACCCTTCGCCGGGACGTTTGGCCTTCTCACTTGTTTCGACATTTTGTTCCAGGAGCCCGCAGTTACTCTGGTGGAGATG GGTGTCCGCCAGCTGATCTTTCCCACGGCTTGGATGAACCAACTCCCCTTGCTAGACACAATCCAAATCCAGCGGGCATTCAGCCTAGGTGCCAATATCACCCTACTAGCAGCAAACGTTCGTCACGACCTGCTCATCATGACAGGAAGCGGTATCTACACCCCTTTTTCTGCCCTCTACCATCATGCCCATAAAGGGGACCCTGAGGAGGGTATGCTGCTGGTGGACACTGTGCCTGTCTTAGAGCCACTTGGCATGGGGCAGAGTGTTGTGTCACAAGAGGTGGCAGAACAACAAGAAAGTACAGATGGGACAGTCATCGATGGGTACATCTTATTTGTTGATTCTGGATTCTGCCTCCAAGAGAATTGTCTAGATTCTCCTCCACTTTTCACTGGTTCTGCACTTCATCATCCATCCTCCACCACCTTCACCTCATCCATGATGTACGACCCATTTAAGTTTGTCCTCCTAAGCGGCACAGAGGGCAACCTCAGTGTGTGTGATGGGTTGTTCTGCTGTCACCTGAAGTACCAGCAGTTAGGAGGCAGCAGTGCAGAGCTCTATGCACTGGGAGCATTTGCCGGAACTCACACTGTCAACGGGCGCTACAGCCTGCAG GTGTGTGCACTGGTCTGCTGTGCAGGATTGGAGCCTGCTTCCTGTGGTCAAGAAGTAGAGGAGGCAGAGTCAAAGATGGACTTTCTGTTGGAGGGAAGGTTTAGCACTAGATTTGTATACCCATCGGTGCTGACTAACCGTCTTGTTCTGGAGCAGCCGCAACATCTGGAGAAGACTGTAGACGGCAGGGTGGCCATGAAACACTCAAACATGGCTGGAGGTCTGGTTACTGCCTATCTGTACGGGCGCATGTATCGCCTGGACCGTGGTCACTCCTGA